A stretch of the Filimonas lacunae genome encodes the following:
- a CDS encoding S24 family peptidase, producing MSDFFQVSADELLYKQLGVVESKKAGVKPLRASIEEEKSFYRMPQVITVDSAGNENVMMVPVKARAGYLNGYEDPEYISTLPTYRLPGLANGTYRMFEVEGVSMYPTFDDKDILIAQFVDDLSAIRDDRIYVVVTVNDGVVVKRVLNRILKDNRLILKSDNYKHREEYPPIIIDPQDVLEMWYGVAFMSRQMRAPAELYTRVSDTEARLTLLESELKKLGTKLLG from the coding sequence ATGTCAGACTTTTTTCAGGTATCTGCTGATGAATTATTGTACAAGCAATTAGGGGTTGTTGAATCCAAGAAAGCGGGAGTGAAACCTTTAAGGGCTTCCATAGAGGAAGAGAAAAGCTTTTACCGCATGCCGCAGGTAATTACGGTAGATAGTGCTGGTAATGAAAACGTTATGATGGTTCCTGTAAAAGCAAGGGCCGGATACCTGAATGGATACGAAGATCCTGAATATATCTCCACATTGCCTACCTACCGCTTACCAGGGCTTGCCAATGGCACTTACCGGATGTTTGAGGTAGAGGGCGTATCTATGTATCCTACGTTTGATGATAAAGACATATTGATAGCCCAGTTTGTGGATGACCTCAGTGCAATAAGAGATGATCGCATTTATGTAGTAGTTACGGTAAATGATGGCGTGGTGGTAAAAAGGGTGTTGAACCGTATTTTAAAAGACAACAGGCTCATTCTGAAATCGGACAACTACAAACACCGGGAAGAGTATCCACCTATTATCATTGATCCGCAGGATGTACTGGAAATGTGGTATGGCGTGGCTTTTATGAGTCGCCAGATGCGTGCACCGGCAGAGTTATATACCCGTGTTTCTGATACGGAGGCCAGGCTTACCTTACTGGAATCTGAATTAAAAAAGCTGGGTACGAAATTGTTGGGCTAA
- the rimP gene encoding ribosome assembly cofactor RimP: MTTEEQIQKIEALVQQILENEPEFFLVQVKIKPTNNIKVFIDGDNGVTIEKCIRVNRQLYKLLEEAAYYPEGDFSLEVSSPGVDEPLKLQRQYSRNIDRFVEVVFTDGTIKEGKLLQVADSDIIIEETTGKGKKAVIQQLVIPFTNIKTTTVQIKF; this comes from the coding sequence ATGACAACGGAAGAGCAGATACAAAAGATAGAAGCACTGGTTCAGCAGATTCTGGAAAACGAACCGGAATTTTTCCTGGTGCAGGTAAAAATTAAGCCTACTAATAATATCAAAGTATTTATTGATGGTGATAATGGTGTTACCATTGAGAAATGTATACGCGTAAACAGGCAATTGTACAAATTGCTGGAAGAAGCCGCTTATTACCCGGAAGGTGATTTTTCTTTGGAAGTTTCCAGCCCTGGTGTGGATGAGCCTTTAAAGTTACAAAGACAGTATTCCCGCAATATTGACAGGTTTGTAGAAGTTGTTTTTACAGACGGTACCATTAAGGAGGGAAAGCTGTTACAGGTAGCTGATAGTGATATTATTATAGAAGAGACCACTGGCAAAGGCAAAAAAGCCGTTATACAGCAGCTGGTTATCCCTTTTACCAATATTAAAACAACAACTGTTCAAATTAAATTCTAA
- the nusA gene encoding transcription termination factor NusA has translation MASINLIEAFQDFKDAENIDRPTMMKVVEDVFKTLLRKKFGDDNNFDVIVNAEKGDLEIIRRRMIVEDGEVMDPLAEIAYSDAVKLEPDFEVGEELYEEVDMLDFGRRAILAAKQTLASRISDLKKNVLVKKYSDRIGDIISAEVYQVWKKEVLLLDEEGSELILPKSEQIPQDYFKKGENIRAVVRRVDMKNNTPVIILSRTSPEFLAKLLEIEVPEIFDGLITIRKIVREPGERAKVAVESFDDRIDPVGACVGMKGSRIHGIVRELKNENIDVINFTSNTQLLIQRSLTPAKISYMELDNDKRHAEVYLKADQVSLAIGRRGVNIKLACELTGYELDVYRDNEGEVEEFDIDMDEFTDEIEPWIIEALKKVGCDTARSVLNLTVEELERRTDLEKETIIDVRRILKEEFEKE, from the coding sequence ATGGCAAGTATCAACCTGATTGAAGCATTCCAGGACTTTAAAGATGCTGAAAATATAGACCGCCCAACCATGATGAAAGTGGTGGAGGATGTATTTAAAACATTGCTTCGCAAAAAATTCGGAGATGATAATAACTTTGATGTTATTGTAAACGCCGAAAAAGGTGACCTTGAGATTATTCGCCGCAGGATGATTGTAGAAGATGGTGAGGTTATGGATCCGCTGGCTGAAATTGCCTATAGTGATGCTGTGAAATTAGAGCCTGACTTTGAAGTGGGCGAAGAATTATATGAAGAAGTGGATATGCTGGATTTTGGAAGGCGCGCTATTCTGGCCGCTAAACAAACACTGGCCAGCCGTATCAGCGATTTAAAGAAAAACGTTCTTGTTAAAAAATATAGCGATCGTATTGGTGACATTATCAGCGCAGAAGTTTACCAGGTTTGGAAAAAAGAAGTGCTGTTACTGGATGAAGAAGGAAGTGAGCTGATTCTGCCTAAAAGCGAGCAAATTCCGCAGGATTACTTCAAAAAAGGAGAGAACATCCGCGCAGTAGTTCGCAGGGTGGACATGAAAAATAATACGCCTGTAATCATTCTTAGTCGTACCAGTCCGGAATTTCTGGCTAAATTGCTGGAAATTGAGGTTCCGGAGATCTTTGATGGCTTAATTACCATTCGCAAAATTGTTCGTGAACCAGGTGAAAGAGCTAAAGTGGCTGTAGAAAGTTTTGACGACCGTATTGATCCTGTAGGCGCCTGTGTGGGTATGAAAGGTAGCCGTATTCATGGTATTGTGCGTGAATTGAAGAATGAGAACATTGATGTGATTAACTTTACCTCCAATACGCAGTTATTAATTCAACGTTCTTTAACTCCGGCTAAGATCAGCTACATGGAGTTGGACAATGATAAAAGACATGCGGAAGTGTATTTGAAAGCCGATCAAGTTTCCTTAGCCATTGGCCGTAGAGGGGTGAACATTAAATTGGCCTGTGAATTGACAGGTTATGAACTGGATGTTTATCGCGATAATGAAGGCGAGGTAGAAGAGTTTGATATTGACATGGATGAATTTACTGATGAAATTGAACCATGGATTATTGAAGCGCTGAAAAAAGTAGGTTGCGATACTGCCCGCAGTGTATTAAATTTAACTGTAGAAGAGCTGGAACGCAGAACTGATTTGGAAAAAGAAACTATTATAGATGTGAGAAGGATATTGAAGGAAGAGTTTGAGAAAGAATAA
- a CDS encoding HAD family hydrolase produces MQQPVQNIIFDLGGVFLNIDYGATRQAFIDLGIDNFDDLYSQSHSNHLFENLETGKVTPARFYDEFRLQTGKAFTDEQIKNAWNAMLLDFPAERLEWLEKVKNKYRIYLFSNTNQIHHEAFCATFSAEHNGKNFDDYFIKAYYSHTLGLRKPYAASFLELCKAENLDPAYTLFIDDTSKNIQGAQEAGLQTVYLQAPATVLDLGLL; encoded by the coding sequence ATGCAACAACCTGTACAGAATATTATTTTTGATTTAGGCGGTGTGTTTTTGAACATTGATTATGGAGCTACCCGCCAGGCTTTTATTGATTTAGGTATTGACAATTTTGATGATTTATATAGTCAAAGCCATTCGAATCATTTGTTTGAAAATCTGGAAACCGGAAAGGTTACGCCTGCCCGGTTTTATGATGAGTTTCGATTGCAGACGGGCAAGGCATTTACAGATGAGCAGATAAAAAATGCCTGGAATGCCATGTTACTGGATTTTCCTGCTGAGAGGCTGGAATGGCTGGAGAAAGTGAAAAATAAGTACCGGATTTACCTGTTTTCCAATACCAATCAGATACACCACGAGGCTTTTTGCGCCACTTTTAGTGCTGAACACAACGGCAAAAACTTTGATGATTATTTTATCAAAGCTTATTACTCGCATACGCTGGGCTTGCGTAAGCCTTATGCAGCTTCTTTTCTGGAGTTGTGTAAAGCGGAAAACCTGGATCCCGCTTACACACTTTTTATAGATGATACCAGCAAAAATATTCAAGGTGCACAGGAAGCGGGGTTACAAACGGTGTACCTGCAAGCTCCTGCTACTGTGTTAGATCTTGGTTTGCTGTAA
- a CDS encoding helix-turn-helix domain-containing protein codes for MTSIRTSTPDMPTAIPGFDMWLTENKGAYAPSHVMALVSSALKVEMRYLRAKEKPQWITDARQIYCFFARYLTQASYNEIGTKIGRLHSSVITAERNIQNKLSVKDERIVDKVATVYQYMLKEHKYGQYV; via the coding sequence ATGACAAGCATCCGGACAAGTACACCCGACATGCCAACTGCCATACCTGGCTTTGACATGTGGCTAACAGAAAACAAAGGTGCCTACGCTCCTTCCCACGTAATGGCCCTGGTAAGCTCAGCATTGAAAGTAGAAATGCGTTATTTACGGGCTAAAGAGAAACCGCAGTGGATCACTGACGCAAGGCAGATATACTGCTTTTTTGCCCGTTACCTTACCCAGGCCAGCTATAATGAAATAGGAACTAAAATAGGGCGCCTGCACTCTAGTGTAATCACTGCTGAAAGGAATATTCAAAACAAGCTCTCTGTAAAAGACGAGCGCATTGTTGACAAGGTGGCCACCGTTTATCAATACATGTTAAAAGAGCATAAGTATGGGCAATATGTATAA
- the infB gene encoding translation initiation factor IF-2, protein MSELKLPRLLAAAKEFNIGQDTLVEFLVGKGFMRDDLKATAKLSEPMYHALQREFQSDKVAKNKADQIEIPKGMQAEKKKKEEEEAAAAAAAAAKKAVAPKEEPKVEKPPVVEAEPVKEPEKPKEEPKPVEVQPVVVAKEEPKVVAEAPPVQPIAEEKPQPQAPATEQEVTKVPVTGIGGPKIINKIDLSAIDSSTRPKKVVPSNNTNQNKPKTEAPVQQQPKAADQPPVAEKKEIPQQQPKQEIAEPVKEEPKPQPQPVVAKEPEPVKEKEQKTPVAEQQPAQVAPEERQQEPAATDNGAPVIENIKADKIEGPKILGKINLPVDSDTRPKSGPRDEKRKRKRIPLDKNTPGGQQGGQGGNQGQGGGQGGQRPPYQGQGGGQGGQRPPYQGQGGGQGGQRPPYQGQGGGQGGQRPPYQGQGGGQGGQRPPYQGQGGNRPPHQGGQGNNRGGQGGPNRGGNNRGPHNSNTGTGGGFRREDKEIDQKEIQEKIRQTQAKLAGAGGRGKSLKAKYRRAKREEAAESMGDGVQDNKLQVTEFVTVSELASLMDVNFTEVISKCMGLGIMVSINQRLDAEVIELVASEFGFEVEFIGIDDVEEEDEEDVVIDGENAVTRAPIVTIMGHVDHGKTSLLDYIRSANVVAGEAGGITQHIGAYQVTTATGKKITFLDTPGHEAFTAMRARGAKAADVAVIVVAADDAVMPQTKEAISHAQAAQLPMVFAINKIDKDGANPKKIYEQLSQMNILVEEWGGKFQSQELSAKKGLNVDLLLEKLLLEAELLDLKANPEKEASGTVIEASLDKGRGYVATILVQNGTLRQGDLVVSGQHFGRVKAMFNERNQRVQEVPPSSPVVILGLNGAPQAGEKFKVYADEAEAKEVATKRAQILREQGLRARKHITLDEIGRRLALGNFKELNIIIKGDVDGSVEALSDSLQKLSTQEIAVRVVHKAVGQISESDVLLATASDAVIVGFNVRPSMQANRLAETEGVQIKTYSIIYNAIEEIKSAMEGMLEPKIQEKIVANVEVREVYKFDKATVAGCYVLDGKIARNNKIRIIRDGIVEFPRGEGGHAELGSLKRFKDDVKEVATGYECGLTIKNFADLKVGDIVEAFEEEEVKRTL, encoded by the coding sequence ATGTCAGAATTGAAATTACCAAGGTTGTTGGCTGCCGCCAAGGAATTCAACATAGGCCAGGATACGCTGGTTGAATTCCTTGTTGGCAAAGGATTTATGAGGGATGATCTGAAAGCTACTGCTAAGCTGTCAGAGCCCATGTATCATGCTTTGCAGCGCGAGTTTCAGAGTGATAAGGTAGCAAAGAACAAAGCTGACCAGATTGAAATTCCGAAGGGAATGCAGGCAGAGAAGAAGAAGAAGGAAGAAGAGGAAGCAGCTGCTGCGGCAGCGGCGGCAGCAAAAAAAGCTGTTGCACCGAAAGAAGAGCCTAAGGTAGAAAAGCCACCAGTAGTGGAGGCTGAGCCGGTAAAAGAACCGGAAAAACCAAAAGAAGAACCCAAGCCGGTAGAAGTACAACCGGTAGTGGTGGCGAAAGAAGAACCTAAGGTGGTGGCAGAAGCTCCCCCGGTTCAACCAATAGCAGAAGAAAAACCACAACCGCAAGCGCCTGCAACCGAGCAGGAAGTAACCAAAGTACCTGTAACAGGTATTGGCGGGCCTAAAATCATCAATAAAATAGATTTGTCAGCCATTGACTCTTCTACGAGGCCTAAAAAAGTGGTTCCTTCCAATAATACGAACCAGAATAAGCCTAAAACAGAAGCGCCGGTACAGCAGCAGCCTAAAGCAGCTGATCAGCCACCGGTAGCAGAGAAAAAGGAAATTCCACAACAACAGCCTAAGCAGGAAATAGCAGAACCTGTGAAGGAAGAACCGAAACCGCAGCCACAACCTGTTGTGGCAAAAGAGCCGGAGCCGGTGAAAGAAAAAGAACAAAAAACTCCTGTAGCAGAGCAGCAGCCGGCCCAAGTAGCCCCTGAAGAAAGGCAGCAGGAACCAGCAGCAACTGATAACGGAGCCCCTGTGATAGAAAATATTAAGGCCGATAAGATTGAAGGGCCTAAAATTCTGGGTAAAATTAATTTACCGGTAGATAGCGATACAAGGCCAAAATCTGGTCCTCGTGATGAAAAAAGGAAACGCAAACGTATTCCTTTAGACAAAAACACTCCAGGCGGCCAACAAGGCGGTCAAGGTGGTAACCAGGGCCAGGGTGGCGGTCAGGGCGGTCAACGTCCTCCATACCAGGGACAAGGTGGTGGTCAGGGCGGTCAGCGTCCTCCATACCAGGGTCAAGGTGGTGGTCAGGGCGGTCAGCGTCCTCCATACCAGGGTCAAGGTGGTGGTCAGGGTGGTCAACGTCCTCCATACCAGGGTCAAGGTGGTGGTCAGGGTGGTCAACGTCCTCCATATCAGGGACAGGGCGGCAATCGTCCTCCGCATCAAGGTGGTCAGGGTAATAACCGTGGCGGCCAGGGTGGACCAAACAGAGGTGGTAATAACCGTGGACCTCATAATAGTAACACTGGTACTGGTGGCGGATTCCGCAGAGAAGACAAAGAAATCGATCAAAAAGAGATACAGGAAAAGATCAGGCAAACGCAAGCGAAACTGGCTGGAGCTGGTGGCCGTGGTAAAAGCCTTAAAGCTAAATACCGTCGTGCTAAACGCGAAGAAGCTGCCGAGTCTATGGGAGATGGCGTACAAGACAACAAACTGCAGGTAACTGAGTTTGTTACTGTAAGCGAACTGGCTAGCCTGATGGATGTGAACTTTACTGAGGTAATCAGTAAGTGTATGGGCCTTGGCATCATGGTGTCGATTAACCAACGTTTGGATGCGGAAGTAATTGAACTGGTTGCCAGCGAATTTGGTTTTGAAGTAGAATTCATTGGAATTGACGATGTGGAAGAGGAAGATGAAGAAGATGTAGTAATTGATGGCGAAAATGCGGTGACCCGTGCACCAATTGTAACCATCATGGGTCACGTTGACCACGGTAAAACATCTTTGCTTGACTATATCCGTAGCGCAAATGTGGTTGCCGGTGAGGCAGGTGGTATTACCCAGCACATTGGTGCTTACCAGGTAACTACTGCAACTGGCAAGAAGATCACCTTTCTGGATACTCCAGGTCACGAAGCGTTTACTGCGATGCGTGCCCGGGGTGCCAAAGCGGCCGATGTGGCGGTTATTGTGGTGGCTGCGGATGATGCAGTGATGCCTCAGACCAAAGAAGCCATCTCGCACGCACAGGCGGCACAACTGCCAATGGTGTTTGCAATCAACAAAATTGATAAAGACGGCGCCAATCCTAAGAAGATATACGAGCAGTTATCGCAAATGAATATCCTGGTAGAAGAGTGGGGCGGTAAGTTCCAAAGCCAGGAGTTGTCTGCGAAAAAAGGTTTGAACGTAGATCTGTTATTGGAAAAACTATTATTAGAAGCAGAATTACTGGATTTGAAGGCTAATCCTGAAAAAGAAGCCAGCGGTACTGTAATTGAAGCTTCTCTGGATAAAGGACGTGGTTATGTAGCTACCATCCTGGTGCAGAACGGTACATTACGCCAGGGCGATCTGGTAGTATCTGGTCAGCATTTTGGACGTGTAAAAGCCATGTTCAACGAACGTAACCAGCGTGTGCAGGAAGTTCCGCCAAGTTCACCGGTAGTAATACTGGGCTTAAACGGAGCTCCACAGGCAGGTGAGAAGTTTAAAGTATACGCTGATGAAGCAGAAGCTAAAGAAGTGGCTACTAAACGTGCTCAGATTTTACGTGAACAAGGTTTACGTGCCCGTAAACATATCACCCTGGATGAAATTGGTCGTCGTTTGGCACTCGGAAACTTCAAAGAACTGAACATCATTATCAAAGGTGACGTGGATGGTTCTGTAGAAGCGTTAAGCGATTCATTGCAGAAATTAAGTACGCAGGAAATTGCGGTGCGCGTGGTGCATAAAGCGGTTGGTCAGATCTCGGAAAGTGATGTGTTGTTAGCAACAGCTTCTGATGCGGTGATTGTAGGCTTTAACGTTCGTCCTTCTATGCAGGCTAACAGGCTGGCAGAAACAGAAGGTGTACAGATTAAAACATATTCTATCATCTATAACGCCATTGAAGAAATCAAGAGCGCGATGGAAGGTATGTTGGAGCCGAAAATTCAGGAGAAAATTGTGGCCAACGTAGAAGTACGTGAGGTATACAAATTTGACAAAGCAACAGTAGCGGGTTGTTATGTATTGGATGGCAAAATTGCCAGGAACAATAAAATACGTATCATCCGTGACGGTATTGTGGAATTCCCGAGAGGTGAAGGTGGACATGCCGAGCTGGGCAGCCTGAAACGTTTCAAAGATGACGTGAAAGAAGTGGCTACTGGTTACGAATGTGGTTTAACCATTAAAAACTTTGCTGATTTGAAAGTGGGCGATATCGTCGAAGCTTTCGAAGAAGAAGAAGTAAAACGTACCTTGTAG
- a CDS encoding DUF4834 family protein produces MIRYIFIAFVLYLLYKLVFDLIVPVSRAASQVKNQMRQMQEMQQQQFKQQQTTTQPQPTSQQRPVEEQRKPSKDDYLDFEEVK; encoded by the coding sequence ATGATACGTTACATTTTTATAGCATTCGTCCTCTATCTATTATACAAACTGGTGTTTGATTTAATTGTACCCGTTTCCCGCGCCGCCTCGCAGGTAAAAAACCAGATGCGCCAGATGCAGGAAATGCAGCAACAACAATTTAAGCAGCAGCAAACCACTACCCAGCCGCAGCCTACCAGCCAACAGCGCCCTGTTGAAGAACAGCGCAAGCCTTCCAAAGATGACTATCTCGACTTTGAAGAGGTTAAATAA